The Vicia villosa cultivar HV-30 ecotype Madison, WI linkage group LG1, Vvil1.0, whole genome shotgun sequence genome includes a region encoding these proteins:
- the LOC131657786 gene encoding uncharacterized protein LOC131657786: MDEDVTNVNIDNVAEGENMNEADNVVKGENNGEGEDNAEGLDNAEGMDNAEGENNVKGKDNAEGEYMNEADNNIDDGTDDDSDFVADSDEESLDLDWTIVLPIDTSAMPTENVVDEDSDQLYTPPGSEYEEEYEHFPNFQSSEIKKFKLGLVFNNKDVIKDDIKEDAMVNNKNVYFKKNDVKRIVVNCEEGCNYHMRFSKRAGNQFWQITSLYEEHACVRTAYKRQSKTGWLAKQFVHIFIHTPNMKPAGLIAIEIERWGVNLSTDQTYRAKRKVVELPLTGLDACFLKGGYGGQLMAAVGSDGNNQIFPIANAVVEAETKDSWECFINLLLVDLQSVNKVS, encoded by the exons ATGGATGAGGATGTTACTAATGTTAACATTGATAATGTGGCTGAGGGTGAAAATATGAATGAGGCTGATAATGTGGTTAAGGGTGAGAATAATGGTGAGGGTGAGGATAATGCTGAAGGATTGGATAATGCTGAAGGAATGGATAATGCTGAAGGTGAGAATAATGTTAAGGGTAAGGATAATGCTGAAGGTGAGTATATGAATGAGGCtgataataatattgatgatGGTACAGATGATGATAGTGACTTTGTGGCTGATTCTGATGAGGAGTCTTTAGACCTAGATTGGACTATTGTGTTACCTATAGATACATCAGCAATGCCAACTGAGAATGTTGTGGATGAGGACTCAGATCAGTTATACACTCCACCTGGTAGTGAATATGAAGAAGAGTATGAACATTTTCCAAATTTCCAAAGTAGTGAAATTAAAAAGTTCAAGTTAGGGTTGGTATTTAACAACAAGGATGTCATTAAGGATGATATCAAAGAGGATGCGATGGTTAACAACAAAAATGTGTACTTCAAAAAAAATGATGTGAAAAGGATAGTGGTCAATTGTGAAGAGGGTTGCAATTATCATATGAGGTTTAGTAAGAGGGCTGGAAATCAGTTTTGGCAAATCACCTCTTTGTATGAAGAACATGCTTGTGTTAGGACTGCATACAAAAGGCAATCAAAGACTGGATGGTTGGCAAAGCAATTTGTCCACATATTTATACACACTCCTAACATGAAACCAGCTGGATTGATAGCTATAGAAATTGAAAGATGGGGTGTGAATCTGTCAACAGACCAGACATATAGAGCTAAGAGAAAAGTTGTGGAATT ACCATTAACAGGTCTGGATGCATGCTTTCTGAAAGGTGGCTATGGTGGACAATTAATGGCAGCTGTTGGGAGTGATGGGAATAACCAAATATTTCCCATTGCAAATGCTGTTGTAGAAGCTGAGACTAAGGATTCTTGGGAGTGTTTCATAAATCTTCTCCTTGTGGACTTGCAGTCAGTTAACAAGGTTTCATAA